The following coding sequences are from one Limnobacter sp. SAORIC-580 window:
- a CDS encoding DUF2798 domain-containing protein, whose amino-acid sequence MGFLMVGIVTFVTTASNFGFGGNFLATWGKTYLIGYLAAVPAIYLLAPIARRITAQLLN is encoded by the coding sequence ATGGGATTTCTCATGGTGGGTATCGTTACTTTCGTCACCACCGCCAGCAATTTTGGCTTCGGCGGTAACTTTCTGGCCACGTGGGGAAAAACATACCTGATTGGTTACCTGGCTGCGGTGCCCGCCATCTATTTGCTGGCCCCCATTGCACGGCGTATCACGGCCCAACTGCTGAACTAA
- a CDS encoding acyl-CoA dehydrogenase family protein, giving the protein MKTAKELQASPIVGETHQVQNVANELHSYNLFTTDAALLEGVKREGGAWGVSEIAAFGEKCGKPEYLELGFLANKYTPELDTHDRFGNRVDSVRYHGAYHELMKSALEEGLHSQPWTHPREGAHVVRGAKAFMQSQVEAGHGCPVTMTFASIPSFRLQPEVAAIFESKILNRGYDPRNVPIDEKQSITVGMGMTEKQGGSDVRANSTMATPVNQPGAGQMYSLVGHKWFLSAPMCDVFLILAQTTAGVSCFAVPRWLPDGTKNALNVIRLKDKMGNKSNASSEVEFRGAQGWLIGDEGRGVPTIIEMVSLTRFDCMGASAGLMRAGLANAIHHCKQRAAFGAKLIDQPLMQNVLADLQLEYEGAMAFSMRMARALDKKDSDEHEAHLARLATAVGKYWICKRAPQHSYEIMECIGGSGVMENSIYPRLFRESVINPIWEGSGNVQCLDVLRAIGKTPAVLMAFNAELNKARGGNSILDRYLDGLNQQFMQLNPTDMHDLQYSARTMVDQMALAFEASLLVRHAPAAVSEAFCASRLAAQGHHNYGALPKGVNVKSIIERADPGVVKA; this is encoded by the coding sequence ATGAAAACCGCCAAAGAATTGCAAGCCAGCCCAATCGTGGGCGAGACCCACCAGGTACAGAATGTTGCCAACGAATTGCACAGCTACAACCTGTTTACCACCGATGCCGCCCTGCTCGAAGGTGTGAAGCGCGAGGGTGGCGCCTGGGGCGTGTCTGAAATTGCCGCTTTTGGCGAAAAGTGTGGCAAACCGGAATACCTGGAGCTGGGTTTTCTGGCCAACAAATACACCCCTGAGCTGGACACCCATGACCGCTTTGGCAACCGGGTCGATTCCGTGCGCTATCACGGTGCTTACCATGAGCTCATGAAATCAGCCCTTGAGGAAGGACTGCACAGCCAGCCCTGGACCCACCCACGCGAGGGCGCACATGTGGTGCGCGGTGCCAAGGCATTCATGCAAAGCCAGGTGGAGGCCGGGCACGGCTGCCCCGTCACCATGACTTTTGCCTCCATTCCAAGCTTTCGCTTACAGCCTGAAGTGGCTGCCATTTTCGAATCGAAAATATTGAATCGCGGCTACGACCCGCGCAACGTGCCCATCGATGAAAAACAGTCCATTACTGTGGGCATGGGCATGACCGAAAAACAAGGCGGCTCGGATGTGCGGGCCAACAGCACAATGGCCACTCCTGTGAACCAGCCAGGTGCCGGGCAAATGTATTCACTGGTGGGGCACAAATGGTTTTTATCTGCCCCCATGTGCGATGTGTTTTTGATACTGGCGCAAACCACCGCAGGCGTATCGTGTTTTGCCGTGCCGCGCTGGTTGCCCGATGGTACGAAAAACGCACTGAATGTGATTCGCTTGAAAGATAAAATGGGCAACAAATCCAATGCCTCAAGCGAAGTGGAATTTCGCGGTGCGCAGGGTTGGCTAATTGGCGATGAAGGTCGCGGTGTGCCCACGATTATCGAGATGGTGAGCCTGACCCGTTTTGACTGCATGGGTGCATCGGCGGGCCTCATGCGTGCGGGCCTGGCCAATGCCATTCACCATTGCAAACAACGCGCGGCGTTTGGCGCCAAGCTGATCGATCAACCGTTGATGCAAAACGTACTGGCCGATTTGCAGCTGGAATACGAAGGTGCCATGGCCTTTTCCATGCGCATGGCCCGAGCGCTGGACAAAAAAGACAGCGACGAGCATGAAGCACACCTGGCCCGCCTGGCCACCGCTGTGGGCAAATACTGGATTTGTAAACGCGCTCCGCAACACAGCTATGAAATCATGGAATGCATTGGCGGCAGTGGCGTGATGGAGAATTCGATTTACCCGCGCCTGTTCCGCGAAAGTGTGATCAATCCAATCTGGGAAGGCAGCGGTAACGTGCAATGCCTGGATGTACTTCGCGCCATCGGCAAAACCCCGGCGGTGCTTATGGCCTTCAATGCAGAATTGAACAAAGCACGGGGTGGCAATTCCATTCTTGACCGCTACCTGGATGGCTTGAATCAACAATTTATGCAGTTAAACCCGACCGATATGCATGACCTGCAATACAGCGCCCGAACCATGGTGGATCAAATGGCGTTGGCTTTTGAGGCATCGCTGCTGGTGCGCCATGCACCCGCAGCCGTGAGCGAAGCATTTTGCGCCAGTCGCCTGGCGGCGCAAGGCCACCACAACTATGGCGCCTTGCCCAAAGGCGTGAATGTGAAATCGATCATTGAACGAGCCGACCCAGGCGTTGTGAAAGCGTAA
- a CDS encoding YjfB family protein codes for MDVSPAAMVNATVQMQQAQSIQQGQIAVFKKTMDIAESSVAQLIQSIPQPPALATSGNLGTKLNVYA; via the coding sequence ATGGATGTTTCCCCAGCCGCCATGGTGAATGCCACGGTACAGATGCAGCAAGCGCAATCGATTCAACAGGGTCAAATTGCGGTGTTCAAGAAAACCATGGACATTGCCGAGTCGTCTGTGGCGCAGCTGATCCAGTCTATTCCTCAGCCACCCGCGCTGGCCACCAGTGGTAATTTGGGTACGAAATTGAACGTGTACGCCTGA
- a CDS encoding TetR/AcrR family transcriptional regulator produces the protein MNTHATTDKGHIRSQEILRTAQAILASEGYAGLSMRGVATQLGISLSTVQHYYTNKEALVEALLIYVMDNYQAAVAQVMNAMSDKSQLERFKTIIDLILIEIRRPETFGVLAEIYALSNRLPFAARLVEAVYARERKEIFKLIYGLEPKISKAEYKLRAAMIVVQIHGLVSQLAQDNDPSLSRRQLEQAAKQSFLMLATKA, from the coding sequence ATGAATACACACGCCACCACCGACAAAGGTCACATTCGCTCGCAGGAAATACTGCGCACCGCACAGGCCATACTGGCCAGCGAGGGCTATGCAGGGTTAAGTATGCGCGGCGTGGCTACCCAATTGGGTATTTCGCTAAGCACCGTGCAGCACTACTACACCAACAAGGAAGCGCTGGTTGAGGCCTTGCTGATCTATGTGATGGACAACTACCAGGCTGCGGTTGCGCAAGTGATGAATGCGATGAGCGACAAAAGCCAGCTTGAGCGGTTTAAAACGATCATTGATTTGATTCTGATTGAAATTCGTCGGCCTGAAACCTTTGGTGTGCTGGCAGAAATCTATGCCTTGTCAAACCGCTTGCCTTTTGCAGCGCGTTTGGTCGAGGCTGTGTACGCCCGGGAAAGAAAAGAGATTTTCAAACTGATTTACGGCCTGGAGCCAAAAATCAGCAAAGCAGAATACAAGTTGAGAGCTGCCATGATCGTCGTTCAAATACATGGGCTGGTTTCACAATTGGCTCAGGACAACGACCCAAGCCTTAGTCGCAGACAACTTGAGCAGGCCGCAAAACAAAGCTTCTTGATGCTGGCCACCAAAGCGTGA
- a CDS encoding acyl-CoA dehydrogenase family protein encodes MRYPKPSWMNSDLELYRSNIRRFVETEIKPNQHKWAKQQHVDRELWTKAGEMGLLSADIPEEYGGAGGDFTHMAVLFEELAYSGDRSFGVHVHAIAAQYILNHGTEEQKQYFLPKMASGEMIGAIAMSEPGAGSDLQGIRTSAVKEGNHYVVNGSKIFISNGYLADVIILVTKTDPSAGAKGTTLMLLETKKAEGFKVGRILEKLGQKGQDTCELFFDNVRIPAQNVLGAEGMGFMQLMVELPYERLMLGVGAMAAIEMAIEITLEYTKERKAFGKSIFEFQNTRFKMAELKSQAVVARAFIDNSIEKLVAGKLDAATASIAKLHLSELECKVIDECLQFFGGYGYMMEYPIAQMYADARVQRIYGGSSEIMKEIIARSL; translated from the coding sequence ATGAGATACCCCAAGCCCAGCTGGATGAATTCCGACCTCGAACTGTATCGTTCCAACATCCGCCGTTTCGTTGAAACCGAGATCAAGCCCAATCAACACAAGTGGGCCAAACAGCAACACGTTGACCGTGAACTTTGGACCAAGGCCGGAGAAATGGGCTTGTTGTCGGCAGATATCCCCGAGGAGTACGGCGGTGCCGGCGGCGATTTCACGCACATGGCCGTGTTGTTTGAAGAATTGGCCTACAGTGGGGACCGTTCATTCGGTGTGCATGTGCATGCAATTGCAGCCCAGTACATTTTGAACCACGGCACTGAGGAACAGAAACAATACTTCCTGCCCAAGATGGCCAGCGGCGAAATGATTGGCGCGATTGCCATGAGTGAACCTGGTGCCGGTTCAGACTTGCAGGGCATTCGCACCAGCGCGGTGAAAGAGGGCAATCACTATGTGGTGAATGGTTCCAAGATTTTCATTTCCAATGGTTACCTGGCCGACGTGATTATTCTGGTTACCAAAACTGACCCAAGCGCAGGCGCCAAAGGCACCACGTTGATGTTGCTGGAGACCAAGAAAGCCGAAGGTTTCAAGGTAGGTCGAATTCTTGAAAAACTTGGCCAGAAAGGGCAAGACACCTGCGAGTTGTTCTTTGACAATGTGCGCATTCCAGCCCAAAACGTATTGGGTGCTGAGGGAATGGGCTTCATGCAGCTAATGGTTGAGTTGCCCTACGAGCGTTTGATGCTGGGTGTGGGCGCCATGGCTGCGATTGAAATGGCCATTGAAATTACCCTGGAATACACCAAAGAGCGTAAGGCCTTTGGTAAATCCATTTTCGAGTTCCAGAATACCCGCTTCAAAATGGCTGAACTGAAGTCTCAAGCGGTGGTGGCTCGAGCTTTCATTGACAATTCGATTGAGAAACTGGTGGCTGGTAAGCTGGATGCGGCGACTGCATCGATTGCCAAATTGCATTTGAGCGAGCTGGAATGCAAGGTGATTGATGAATGCTTGCAGTTCTTTGGCGGTTACGGTTACATGATGGAGTACCCGATTGCGCAAATGTACGCGGATGCCCGCGTTCAGCGCATCTATGGTGGTTCTAGTGAAATCATGAAAGAGATCATTGCCCGTTCGCTTTAA
- a CDS encoding sulfite exporter TauE/SafE family protein, producing MIGTLALGLLVGLVMALTGAGGGVLAVPLLVFTTGLPVQEVSAIGLLAVGLAATLGAFLGLRAGEVRYKAAGLMGFVGLLLSPVGFWVAQQVDTKALGLAFSVVLLWVAFNAFRGAANSEMNVIDAPPDSEKSKCPCIRSPETGRFIWTWPCARALVFSGAVAGFLSGLLGVGGGFVLVPALQRFTNLSVQSVTVTSLAVIAIVSTFGVLNSVGAGVFNYEIGITFAAAALCGMLFGRLVSNKMPSAQLKKAFGAMCVVVAILMVIKNI from the coding sequence ATGATTGGTACCTTGGCTTTGGGGCTTTTGGTGGGCTTAGTCATGGCGCTGACTGGCGCTGGTGGAGGAGTACTGGCGGTACCTTTGCTGGTTTTCACCACCGGGCTGCCCGTGCAAGAAGTGTCTGCAATCGGCTTGCTGGCAGTGGGCCTGGCAGCCACACTCGGCGCTTTTTTGGGTTTGCGGGCAGGCGAGGTGCGTTACAAGGCGGCTGGCCTTATGGGGTTTGTTGGCTTGCTGCTATCGCCAGTTGGTTTTTGGGTGGCCCAACAAGTAGACACCAAGGCACTGGGGCTGGCCTTCTCAGTGGTTCTGCTGTGGGTTGCTTTCAATGCATTTCGGGGGGCCGCCAATTCGGAAATGAATGTGATTGATGCACCACCCGATTCCGAAAAAAGTAAATGCCCTTGCATTCGAAGTCCGGAAACCGGTCGCTTCATCTGGACCTGGCCATGTGCACGGGCACTGGTTTTCTCGGGTGCCGTGGCGGGTTTTCTATCGGGTTTATTGGGTGTGGGTGGCGGATTTGTGTTGGTGCCCGCCTTGCAACGCTTCACCAATTTAAGCGTTCAATCAGTCACGGTGACCTCTTTGGCGGTGATTGCGATTGTTTCAACTTTCGGGGTATTGAACAGCGTTGGCGCTGGCGTCTTCAACTATGAAATAGGTATTACCTTTGCAGCCGCGGCGCTGTGTGGCATGTTGTTTGGCCGCTTGGTTTCAAACAAAATGCCAAGTGCCCAGTTGAAAAAAGCATTTGGTGCAATGTGCGTCGTGGTCGCAATTCTGATGGTGATCAAGAATATTTAA
- a CDS encoding MBL fold metallo-hydrolase — translation MIFKQLFEPVSSTYTYLVGCEQTGQAVLIDPVVSVMERDLAVLSELGLKLAYTLDTHIHADHITAALELKSKVGSKIAAPAFDRLPCTDHAIEEGQPFVVGSVQIEPLHTPGHTDGHFSYRLGERVFTGDALLIDGCGRTDFQNGDAPTLYKSVKEKLFCLPEDTLVYPGHDYQNRRVSSIGQEKNRNPRLGDQKTLEEFIEIMGNLHLPYPKFIDYAVPGNRLCGVCPSHLPEELEKYCQQITESKQG, via the coding sequence ATGATTTTCAAACAGCTTTTTGAGCCCGTATCCAGCACCTACACCTATTTGGTGGGTTGCGAACAAACCGGGCAGGCCGTGTTGATTGATCCGGTAGTGTCTGTGATGGAACGAGACCTCGCCGTGTTGAGTGAACTCGGTTTAAAACTGGCCTACACCCTGGATACGCACATTCACGCTGATCACATTACTGCCGCGCTTGAACTGAAAAGCAAGGTGGGCAGTAAAATTGCTGCGCCTGCTTTTGATCGTTTGCCTTGCACCGACCATGCGATCGAAGAGGGGCAGCCATTTGTGGTGGGCAGCGTGCAAATTGAACCGTTGCACACCCCTGGTCATACCGATGGCCACTTCTCTTATCGCTTGGGAGAACGCGTCTTCACCGGGGATGCCTTGTTGATTGATGGTTGTGGGCGAACTGATTTTCAGAATGGTGATGCACCCACTTTGTACAAAAGCGTGAAAGAGAAACTATTTTGCTTGCCTGAAGATACTTTGGTCTATCCTGGGCATGATTATCAAAATCGACGGGTTTCTTCGATTGGACAAGAGAAAAATCGAAATCCTCGCTTGGGTGATCAAAAAACGCTCGAAGAGTTTATCGAAATTATGGGCAATCTGCATTTGCCTTATCCCAAGTTTATTGATTATGCAGTTCCAGGCAATCGTCTTTGTGGAGTTTGTCCCAGCCATTTGCCGGAAGAGCTTGAAAAATATTGTCAGCAGATTACGGAAAGTAAACAAGGCTGA
- a CDS encoding isochorismatase family protein, translated as MLLNHESSQLVLIDYQEKLMPAIHQADDVYKNALILATLAKKLRVPVFGTEHMPDKIGPFVPALGALCKATMRKTHFSACPEGLIDLLTSKAPAGNARSLPKHLQKNNQESERPSIVVAGVEAHVCLLQTALDLLNEEMEVWVVTDACGSRTDRNRDAAFDRLAGNGAELVTTEMVVFEWLESAENEHFKFALDLIK; from the coding sequence ATGTTATTGAACCACGAATCCAGTCAACTCGTTTTAATTGATTATCAAGAAAAACTGATGCCAGCCATACACCAGGCTGACGATGTTTACAAAAACGCCTTGATATTGGCCACGCTGGCCAAAAAGCTGCGCGTGCCTGTATTTGGTACCGAGCATATGCCCGACAAAATAGGCCCTTTTGTGCCTGCTCTTGGTGCACTGTGCAAAGCCACCATGCGTAAAACTCATTTCAGCGCCTGCCCTGAAGGTTTGATTGATTTGTTGACCAGCAAAGCACCTGCTGGCAATGCACGCAGTTTACCCAAGCATTTGCAGAAAAATAATCAGGAATCAGAGCGTCCCAGTATTGTAGTTGCCGGTGTTGAAGCCCACGTGTGCCTGCTTCAAACAGCGCTTGATTTACTGAATGAAGAAATGGAAGTTTGGGTAGTCACCGATGCGTGTGGATCGAGAACCGATAGAAATCGTGATGCAGCCTTTGATCGTTTGGCTGGTAATGGCGCAGAATTGGTGACCACAGAAATGGTCGTATTTGAATGGCTGGAAAGTGCAGAAAATGAGCATTTTAAATTTGCACTTGACCTCATTAAGTAA
- a CDS encoding H-NS histone family protein, giving the protein MKKLNLSALSASELQQLKSDIEKELNDRSSKLQAIEEVKKLAASKGLKLEELFAELGGSKPKGKRELGPAPVRFRHPQDASLTWSGRGKRPNWMKEAMAKGMTEDQMRV; this is encoded by the coding sequence ATGAAAAAACTAAATCTATCCGCTTTAAGTGCTTCTGAGCTTCAGCAGTTGAAGTCAGACATTGAAAAAGAATTGAATGACCGCAGCTCTAAACTGCAAGCCATTGAAGAAGTCAAGAAATTGGCAGCGTCGAAAGGGTTGAAGCTTGAAGAGCTTTTTGCTGAGTTGGGCGGATCCAAGCCCAAAGGCAAACGCGAATTGGGCCCAGCGCCTGTACGTTTCCGCCATCCCCAAGACGCTTCACTCACTTGGTCGGGTCGCGGCAAACGCCCAAACTGGATGAAAGAAGCCATGGCGAAAGGCATGACTGAAGACCAAATGCGTGTTTGA
- a CDS encoding O-succinylhomoserine sulfhydrylase → MSNNKPKANPADWATATKAIRAGSHRTEFGEHSEAMFLTSSFVFDNAAQAAARFAGTEEGNVYARFTNPSVQMFEQRLAVLEDMEYCLATSSGMAAITTTCMGLLNAGDHIIASKALFGATVQLFVNILSRFGIETTFVDGTSMEAWEKAIKPNTKLFYSETPSNPLTEILDMRALSDLARKHGIYNVVDNCFCTPALQKPVDFGTEIIIHSATKYLDGQGRVLGGAICGPKDLLKDKILPVLRTAGPTLSAFNAWVLFKGLETLNIRMLAQSAAALEIAGWLEAHPAVSKVYYPGLESHPQHALAMKQQKTGGAIVSFEVKASNEDDARAKAWHVIDSSQLMSITANLGDTRTTITHPGTTTHGRLSPEAREAAGIKQGLIRLAIGLEDVADLKKDLLRGLGG, encoded by the coding sequence ATGAGCAACAACAAACCGAAGGCCAACCCGGCAGACTGGGCCACTGCCACCAAGGCGATTCGTGCGGGCAGCCACCGCACAGAGTTTGGCGAGCACTCTGAGGCCATGTTTTTGACATCCAGCTTTGTGTTCGACAATGCAGCGCAAGCCGCAGCCCGCTTTGCCGGCACCGAAGAAGGCAATGTGTACGCGCGTTTTACGAACCCCAGCGTGCAAATGTTTGAGCAGCGCCTGGCTGTGCTTGAAGACATGGAGTATTGCCTGGCCACGTCCAGCGGCATGGCGGCAATTACAACAACCTGCATGGGCCTGTTGAATGCGGGTGACCACATTATTGCGTCCAAAGCCTTGTTTGGCGCCACAGTGCAGTTGTTTGTGAATATTCTCTCCCGCTTCGGGATCGAGACCACATTCGTAGACGGCACCAGTATGGAAGCTTGGGAAAAAGCAATCAAGCCCAACACGAAGTTGTTCTACAGCGAAACGCCTTCGAACCCGCTGACCGAAATTCTGGACATGCGCGCGCTGAGCGACCTGGCCAGGAAACATGGTATTTACAACGTGGTGGACAATTGCTTTTGCACCCCTGCTTTGCAAAAACCAGTCGACTTCGGCACGGAAATCATCATTCACTCCGCCACCAAATACCTGGATGGTCAAGGCCGTGTGTTGGGCGGTGCCATTTGCGGCCCGAAAGACTTGCTGAAAGACAAAATTTTGCCTGTGCTGCGCACGGCAGGCCCAACGCTTTCTGCATTCAACGCTTGGGTGCTGTTCAAAGGCCTTGAAACGCTGAACATTCGCATGCTGGCGCAGTCTGCTGCGGCGCTTGAAATTGCAGGCTGGCTGGAAGCGCACCCCGCTGTCAGCAAGGTGTACTACCCCGGCCTGGAAAGCCACCCGCAACATGCGCTGGCCATGAAACAGCAAAAAACCGGTGGTGCCATTGTGTCGTTTGAGGTGAAGGCAAGCAACGAGGACGATGCCCGTGCCAAGGCCTGGCATGTCATTGACAGCAGCCAGTTGATGTCAATTACTGCGAACCTGGGTGACACGCGAACAACCATTACCCATCCGGGCACCACCACGCACGGAAGGCTTAGCCCTGAAGCGCGTGAAGCCGCGGGTATCAAGCAAGGTTTGATTCGTTTGGCGATTGGCCTGGAAGATGTGGCTGATTTGAAGAAAGATTTGCTACGCGGCTTGGGTGGGTAA
- the gltX gene encoding glutamate--tRNA ligase has translation MSTDHQNQTVRTRFAPSPTGYLHLGGARTALYSWAFARHHKGQFILRVEDTDVERSTPEAVQAIMDGMAWLNLDYDEGPFFQMQRMDRYRAMIDKLLEKGDAYLCYCTQEELNQMREKQRENGQRIRYDGTWRPEAGKVLPTPPADVKPVVRFKNPLSGAVTWDDLVKGAISINNEEMDDLIIARQDGTPTYNFCVVVDDWEMKITHVIRGDDHINNTPRQINILKALGGDQPIYGHIPMILGPDGEKLSKRHGAVSVVQYHEEGFLPDAMINYLARLGWSHGDDELFSREQLIEWFDSTNLSKSAAQFDPEKLKWVNAHYMKQAPKEVLLSDLQTRLEKEGVNAFEGPKLADVLDVVLERASTLVQLRDEAALFYKVPSVNVEELKPMLEEAGVRAALAEFNEGLNSVEWNVEALSGLVKTTIKNHGLKMPKLAMPLRLMLTGITQTPSIDKVMNLLGKHTVQTRIAQGLQS, from the coding sequence ATGTCAACAGATCACCAAAATCAAACAGTTCGCACCCGTTTTGCACCCAGCCCAACAGGCTATTTGCATTTGGGTGGCGCCAGAACCGCCTTGTACAGCTGGGCTTTTGCCCGCCACCACAAGGGACAGTTCATTCTTCGCGTAGAAGACACTGACGTAGAGCGATCCACCCCAGAAGCCGTTCAGGCCATTATGGATGGCATGGCTTGGTTGAATCTGGATTACGACGAAGGCCCGTTTTTTCAAATGCAACGCATGGACCGTTACCGGGCCATGATCGACAAACTGCTTGAAAAAGGCGATGCCTACCTTTGTTACTGTACGCAAGAAGAATTGAATCAAATGCGTGAAAAGCAACGGGAAAATGGTCAACGTATTCGATATGACGGCACATGGCGCCCAGAGGCCGGCAAGGTACTGCCCACGCCACCTGCAGATGTAAAACCCGTGGTGCGTTTCAAGAACCCGCTTAGCGGCGCGGTGACTTGGGACGACCTGGTGAAAGGCGCCATTTCGATCAACAACGAAGAAATGGACGACCTCATTATCGCCCGCCAGGACGGCACACCCACGTACAACTTCTGTGTGGTAGTGGATGACTGGGAGATGAAAATTACCCACGTGATTCGCGGTGATGACCATATCAACAACACGCCCCGCCAAATCAATATCCTGAAAGCGTTGGGCGGCGATCAACCCATTTATGGGCATATCCCGATGATTCTGGGACCCGACGGTGAAAAGCTGTCCAAACGCCACGGTGCGGTCAGCGTGGTGCAGTACCACGAAGAAGGCTTTTTGCCCGATGCCATGATCAACTATCTGGCCCGTTTGGGCTGGAGCCACGGTGACGATGAATTGTTTAGCCGCGAACAGCTTATTGAGTGGTTTGACTCCACCAACCTGTCGAAATCGGCCGCGCAGTTCGATCCGGAAAAGCTGAAGTGGGTTAATGCCCATTACATGAAGCAAGCGCCAAAGGAAGTATTGCTGTCGGATTTGCAAACCCGCCTTGAGAAAGAGGGTGTGAATGCGTTTGAAGGCCCCAAGCTGGCCGACGTGCTCGACGTAGTGCTGGAGCGAGCGTCCACTTTGGTGCAATTGCGCGATGAAGCCGCCCTGTTCTACAAGGTGCCAAGTGTAAATGTTGAAGAATTGAAACCCATGCTGGAAGAAGCTGGCGTGCGTGCAGCCTTGGCCGAATTCAATGAAGGCTTGAACAGTGTGGAATGGAATGTGGAAGCGCTGAGCGGTTTGGTTAAAACCACCATTAAAAACCATGGCCTGAAAATGCCAAAGCTTGCAATGCCTCTGCGCTTGATGTTGACTGGCATTACGCAAACGCCTTCAATCGACAAGGTGATGAACCTGTTGGGCAAGCACACTGTACAAACTCGAATTGCGCAAGGACTGCAATCATGA
- a CDS encoding YcbK family protein has protein sequence MHNFDRRSFIKAVSTLAVIGSVDTFLNRGVLAAGSDLVPPPDLFDPGLVDLTFWLQPRTLEMVRPQSGERLNITYWKDGHLNPIAYEQICGLLRDVQANQVFRMDTQIIDTLWAAQAFVRRYGFVAPVEITSGYRSPKTNARLIEKGLPAARNSLHLKGQAVDFRLPGLHPRVLGELVEGFRAGGVGFYFRVGAKGGWIHADTGPERVWRG, from the coding sequence ATGCACAATTTCGACCGGCGTTCATTCATCAAGGCAGTAAGTACTTTGGCTGTTATTGGCTCAGTCGATACCTTTTTGAATCGGGGAGTATTGGCAGCTGGTTCAGACTTGGTGCCACCACCCGATCTGTTCGATCCAGGCTTGGTAGATCTGACTTTCTGGCTTCAACCACGCACCCTTGAAATGGTACGCCCACAATCGGGCGAGCGCTTGAACATTACCTACTGGAAAGACGGACATCTTAACCCAATCGCCTATGAACAGATTTGTGGTTTGCTTCGAGACGTGCAGGCAAATCAAGTTTTCCGCATGGACACGCAAATTATCGACACACTGTGGGCTGCACAGGCTTTCGTGCGTCGTTATGGCTTTGTGGCACCGGTTGAAATTACTTCGGGTTACAGAAGCCCAAAAACAAATGCCCGTTTAATCGAGAAAGGCTTGCCCGCTGCCCGCAATTCCCTGCATCTGAAAGGTCAGGCTGTTGATTTCCGTTTGCCTGGCCTGCATCCCAGGGTGCTGGGCGAATTGGTAGAGGGTTTCCGCGCCGGTGGCGTGGGCTTCTACTTCCGTGTGGGCGCAAAAGGTGGCTGGATTCACGCTGACACTGGTCCGGAGCGTGTTTGGCGTGGTTAA